The following are encoded together in the Bacteroidota bacterium genome:
- a CDS encoding peptidase — protein sequence MVTIFLIILIGLVLFIIIKRINKINQKLPTEPFPANWRAILVQRINFYNALDVDEKKRFEYEVQKFLLNTKITGIETTVSLTDTLLVASGAIIPIFGFPEWDYLNLNEVILYPTLFNEKHETGGDDRMISGMVGNGYMSGKMILSKTSLHHGFSNLSDRQNVAIHEFTHLIDKADGGIDGIPKVLMNNQPTLPWFNLILKNIEEIYQDESDINPYGATDPSEFLPIATEYFFERPKLMQQKHPDLYQAMEIIFNQKMADRHLQNLGKQKPGRNSPCSCGSGKKYKLCCGK from the coding sequence ATGGTTACAATATTTCTCATTATTCTTATCGGACTTGTCTTATTCATTATCATTAAAAGAATCAACAAAATTAATCAAAAATTACCCACCGAGCCTTTTCCTGCCAATTGGAGAGCGATACTTGTTCAGCGAATAAACTTTTACAATGCACTGGATGTGGATGAAAAAAAACGCTTCGAATATGAGGTGCAAAAATTTCTTTTGAACACAAAGATTACAGGCATCGAAACCACTGTAAGCCTCACAGATACTTTGTTAGTAGCAAGTGGGGCTATTATTCCCATATTTGGTTTTCCTGAATGGGACTATCTTAACCTGAATGAAGTTATATTATACCCCACCCTTTTTAATGAAAAGCACGAAACCGGAGGAGATGACAGAATGATTTCAGGTATGGTAGGCAATGGCTATATGTCGGGAAAAATGATATTGTCAAAAACATCTCTTCACCATGGTTTTTCTAATTTGTCAGACCGACAAAATGTGGCTATTCATGAATTCACACACCTGATTGATAAAGCAGATGGTGGTATTGATGGAATTCCCAAAGTATTAATGAATAACCAACCCACACTTCCATGGTTCAATTTAATATTGAAAAATATTGAAGAAATTTACCAGGATGAAAGCGATATCAATCCGTATGGAGCAACTGATCCTTCAGAGTTTTTACCGATAGCAACCGAATATTTTTTCGAAAGACCCAAATTAATGCAGCAAAAACACCCAGATCTTTATCAGGCTATGGAAATTATTTTTAATCAAAAGATGGCTGATCGACATTTACAAAACCTGGGAAAACAAAAACCGGGACGAAATTCTCCCTGCAGCTGTGGTAGTGGCAAAAAATACAAACTTTGTTGTGGAAAATAG
- a CDS encoding methyltransferase, translated as MNNKKDYFHFKQFSLRQTSSAMKVGIDGILLAGWTNAIACQYILDVGTGTGLLALLLAQKSTAQIDAIEINKQAYLEASYNISESAWSSRLQLFHTSFQDYVKNCFQLYDLIISNPPFYNETIKSKQQARNMARNSESLELAEMLSCSKKMMHANSRLSFIYPYSREKEIKQSCSELGFNINRICFVKPKPSKDYHRILLELSMVESETKESELIIEGEKHLDYSLEFKALTKDYYLNF; from the coding sequence GTGAATAATAAAAAAGACTATTTCCATTTTAAGCAATTCAGTTTGCGTCAGACATCAAGTGCCATGAAAGTAGGAATTGATGGCATATTGCTAGCTGGCTGGACAAATGCTATTGCTTGTCAATACATTTTAGATGTGGGAACTGGAACAGGATTATTGGCTTTGTTATTAGCTCAAAAATCGACCGCACAAATTGATGCTATAGAAATAAACAAGCAAGCATATCTAGAAGCTTCTTACAATATATCAGAATCAGCATGGAGTTCCAGACTTCAACTTTTTCATACTTCATTTCAAGATTATGTAAAGAATTGTTTTCAGCTTTATGATTTGATTATTTCCAATCCGCCATTTTATAATGAAACTATAAAATCAAAGCAGCAAGCTCGAAATATGGCCAGAAACTCAGAATCATTAGAACTTGCTGAAATGTTATCATGTTCAAAAAAAATGATGCATGCTAATTCAAGATTATCCTTTATTTACCCCTATTCCCGAGAGAAAGAGATTAAACAAAGCTGTAGCGAATTAGGATTCAATATTAACAGAATTTGCTTTGTTAAACCAAAGCCCTCAAAAGATTATCACAGGATTTTGTTAGAGCTTTCAATGGTAGAAAGTGAAACCAAGGAAAGCGAATTAATTATTGAAGGCGAAAAACACTTGGATTATAGCCTTGAGTTCAAGGCGCTCACAAAAGATTACTATCTTAACTTTTAA
- a CDS encoding SUMF1/EgtB/PvdO family nonheme iron enzyme — protein MKESEYINGIDSINEMMVEIPKGEIVLRDDRINEKWKVIIQPFLLSKYLVTQELYELITQQNPSASKGKNKPVECVSWLDSVKFCNLLSGKLGLTPYYKVDDELDDFIIDTTANGYRLPSEAEWEYACKAGSADIRYGDTDKIAWYKLNANGHTHDIGSKEANNWGLYDMLGNVWEWCSDKYDETVYGTYRIFRGGGWNDEERGCLATNRRRSHPTAFKIDDLGFRLAKNLY, from the coding sequence ATGAAAGAGAGTGAATATATTAACGGAATAGACAGCATAAATGAGATGATGGTGGAAATTCCGAAAGGCGAAATTGTATTGAGAGACGATCGGATTAATGAGAAGTGGAAAGTGATTATCCAGCCATTTTTACTATCAAAATATTTAGTAACACAGGAGTTGTATGAGTTGATAACTCAGCAGAATCCTTCTGCATCTAAAGGTAAAAATAAACCAGTAGAATGTGTATCCTGGTTAGATTCCGTTAAGTTTTGTAATTTACTATCAGGCAAATTGGGATTGACTCCCTATTACAAAGTGGATGATGAATTGGATGATTTCATAATTGACACTACTGCAAATGGTTATAGACTTCCTTCAGAAGCTGAATGGGAATATGCCTGTAAAGCGGGTAGTGCCGACATAAGATATGGTGATACCGATAAAATTGCCTGGTATAAACTAAATGCAAATGGTCATACTCATGATATAGGCAGTAAAGAAGCAAACAATTGGGGCTTGTATGATATGTTGGGAAATGTGTGGGAATGGTGTTCCGATAAATATGATGAGACTGTTTATGGCACTTATCGTATTTTTCGGGGAGGAGGATGGAATGATGAGGAAAGAGGGTGTTTAGCTACAAATCGAAGAAGGAGTCATCCGACAGCATTTAAAATTGATGATCTGGGGTTTCGATTAGCTAAAAATCTGTACTGA
- a CDS encoding DUF4256 domain-containing protein: MENNKTLSAKQAVELLNILKGRFEQNMKRHKSLEWVDIQSKLNLESLAEKLWSLHEMERSGGEPDVIGLDEKTGEYVFCDCSAESPAGRRSVCYDREALESRKQHKPDNSALDMAAAMGIELLSEEEYRALQQVGEFDTKTSSWVKTPAEIRKLGGALFADFRYGQVFVYHNGAPSYYAARGFRGVLKV, from the coding sequence ATGGAAAATAATAAAACCTTATCAGCCAAACAAGCTGTTGAACTGCTTAATATCTTAAAAGGTCGTTTTGAACAAAATATGAAACGGCATAAAAGCCTTGAATGGGTTGATATACAGTCCAAGCTGAATTTGGAATCGTTAGCAGAAAAACTTTGGTCGCTTCATGAAATGGAAAGAAGTGGAGGCGAACCAGATGTGATTGGCTTGGATGAAAAAACTGGCGAATACGTTTTTTGCGATTGTTCAGCGGAAAGTCCAGCAGGCCGCAGAAGTGTTTGTTATGACCGTGAAGCACTCGAGTCGAGGAAGCAACATAAGCCGGATAACAGTGCGCTGGATATGGCTGCAGCCATGGGTATTGAACTTTTATCAGAAGAAGAATACCGAGCCTTACAACAAGTTGGAGAATTTGATACAAAAACATCGAGCTGGGTAAAAACACCTGCTGAAATCAGAAAACTAGGTGGTGCTCTTTTTGCTGATTTCCGCTATGGACAAGTATTCGTGTATCACAATGGTGCTCCTTCTTATTATGCTGCAAGAGGATTTCGTGGTGTATTAAAAGTTTAA